A stretch of the bacterium genome encodes the following:
- the secE gene encoding preprotein translocase subunit SecE, with the protein MSVKQASSPEARRPGGRGIVVLVQEVISELKKTNWPTYQDGVRLTGIVLAVIFVFTMFLFVMDIVLTQLWKFLMPIR; encoded by the coding sequence ATGTCGGTGAAGCAAGCAAGTTCACCTGAGGCCAGACGGCCGGGTGGGCGTGGTATAGTCGTCCTGGTTCAGGAAGTTATAAGCGAGTTAAAGAAGACAAACTGGCCTACTTATCAAGATGGTGTTCGCCTGACGGGTATTGTATTGGCCGTTATCTTTGTATTTACGATGTTCCTTTTTGTTATGGATATCGTTCTAACTCAACTTTGGAAATTCTTGATGCCAATAAGATGA